From Ailuropoda melanoleuca isolate Jingjing chromosome 8, ASM200744v2, whole genome shotgun sequence, a single genomic window includes:
- the IL18 gene encoding interleukin-18 isoform X1, translated as MAANTEDNCINFVEMKLIDNTLYFIAENDDSLESDYFGKLEPKLSIIRNLNDQVLFVNQGNQPVFEDMPDSDCTDNAPHTVFIIYMYKDSLTRGLAVTISVKCKKMSTLSCKNKTISFKEMCPPNSINDEGNDIIFFQRSVPGHDDKIQFESSLYQGYFLACQKEKDLFKLILKKKDESGDKSIMFTVQNKS; from the exons ATGGCTGCTAACACAGAAGACAATTGCATCAACTTTGTGGAAATGAAACTTATTGACAACACACTTTACTTTATAG ctGAAAATGATG ACAGCCTGGAATCAGATTACTTTGGCAAGCTCGAACCTAAACTCTCAATCATACGAAATTTGAACGACCAAGTTCTCTTCGTTAACCAGGGAAATCAACCCGTGTTTGAGGATATGCCCGATTCTGACTgtacag ATAACGCACCCCATActgtatttatcatatatatgtataaagacaGCCTCACTAGAGGTCTGGCGGTAACCATCTCTGTGAAGTGTAAGAAAATGTCTACTCTCTCCTGTAAGAACAAAACTATTTCCTTTAAG gaAATGTGTCCTCCCAATAGTATCAATGATGAAGGAAATGACATCATATTCTTTCAGAGAAGTGTTCCAGGACATGACGATAAGATACAATTTGAGTCTTCATTGTACCAAGGATACTTTCTAGCTtgtcaaaaagagaaagatcttttcaaactcattttgaaaaaaaaggatgaaagtgGGGATAAGTCCATTATGTTCACTGTTCAAAACAAAAGCTAG
- the IL18 gene encoding interleukin-18 isoform X2 — protein sequence MPVCTYSLESDYFGKLEPKLSIIRNLNDQVLFVNQGNQPVFEDMPDSDCTDNAPHTVFIIYMYKDSLTRGLAVTISVKCKKMSTLSCKNKTISFKEMCPPNSINDEGNDIIFFQRSVPGHDDKIQFESSLYQGYFLACQKEKDLFKLILKKKDESGDKSIMFTVQNKS from the exons ATGCCAGTTTGTACAT ACAGCCTGGAATCAGATTACTTTGGCAAGCTCGAACCTAAACTCTCAATCATACGAAATTTGAACGACCAAGTTCTCTTCGTTAACCAGGGAAATCAACCCGTGTTTGAGGATATGCCCGATTCTGACTgtacag ATAACGCACCCCATActgtatttatcatatatatgtataaagacaGCCTCACTAGAGGTCTGGCGGTAACCATCTCTGTGAAGTGTAAGAAAATGTCTACTCTCTCCTGTAAGAACAAAACTATTTCCTTTAAG gaAATGTGTCCTCCCAATAGTATCAATGATGAAGGAAATGACATCATATTCTTTCAGAGAAGTGTTCCAGGACATGACGATAAGATACAATTTGAGTCTTCATTGTACCAAGGATACTTTCTAGCTtgtcaaaaagagaaagatcttttcaaactcattttgaaaaaaaaggatgaaagtgGGGATAAGTCCATTATGTTCACTGTTCAAAACAAAAGCTAG